The following coding sequences lie in one Mucilaginibacter sp. KACC 22773 genomic window:
- a CDS encoding RNA polymerase sigma factor — MEAIFVDKHYSLVLECKQGSKKASYELYRLYAKAMLNVAFRIVGNIGEAEDVLQEAFLDAFNKLKDFRQETTFGLWLKQIVVNRSINLLRKRKLELIEIEGDHLENIPDEEPEDEDDVQYQVALVKETMKQLPDGYRLVLSLYLLEGYDHEEIGQILNISENTSRTQFLRAKRKLMEILKGRGKVS, encoded by the coding sequence TTGGAAGCAATATTTGTAGATAAACATTACAGCCTGGTACTGGAGTGCAAGCAGGGAAGCAAAAAAGCTTCCTATGAGCTCTATCGCCTGTATGCCAAAGCGATGTTGAACGTCGCCTTTAGGATAGTGGGCAATATTGGCGAGGCCGAGGATGTTTTGCAGGAAGCCTTCCTGGATGCTTTTAACAAGCTGAAGGATTTTAGGCAGGAAACCACCTTTGGGCTTTGGCTCAAACAAATAGTGGTAAACCGGTCTATAAATTTGCTCCGCAAACGAAAGCTGGAGCTTATTGAAATAGAGGGAGATCATCTGGAAAACATCCCCGATGAAGAGCCTGAGGATGAAGACGACGTACAATACCAGGTAGCACTGGTTAAAGAGACTATGAAACAATTACCGGATGGTTACCGGCTTGTGTTATCCCTTTACCTGCTGGAAGGTTACGATCACGAAGAAATAGGACAAATATTGAATATATCTGAAAACACATCAAGAACGCAGTTTTTGAGAGCTAAAAGAAAATTAATGGAAATTTTAAAAGGAAGAGGAAAAGTGTCATGA
- a CDS encoding TerC family protein — translation MDLSIFAQAETWISLLTLTVLEIVLGIDNIVFISILSDKLPAKQQSKGRRVGLGMAMITRVLLLLSISWVMTLTAPLFNLSHLFNITDPDWAEKLAISGRDLILIIGGLFLIYKSTAEIHHKIEGEEENSETVKPQGFVATIIQIMLLDIVFSLDSVITAVGMASHVEIMILAVIIAVGIMMWASNSVSGFVNKHPTVKMLALSFLLLIGVSLLAEAFEQHIPKGYIYFAMAFSVLVELLNLKMKGNRVKNQESRIKK, via the coding sequence ATGGATTTATCAATATTTGCCCAGGCCGAAACCTGGATCTCCCTGCTTACACTTACCGTTTTAGAGATTGTTTTAGGTATAGATAACATTGTTTTCATCTCGATATTATCAGATAAACTGCCTGCAAAACAGCAAAGCAAAGGCCGCCGGGTTGGTTTAGGCATGGCCATGATTACCCGGGTTTTGTTGTTGCTATCTATTAGCTGGGTGATGACGCTTACCGCGCCCCTGTTTAACCTGAGCCATTTGTTTAATATTACCGACCCTGATTGGGCCGAAAAACTGGCCATATCCGGCCGCGATCTGATCTTGATCATAGGCGGCCTGTTCCTGATATATAAAAGTACTGCCGAAATTCACCATAAAATTGAAGGTGAAGAAGAAAACAGCGAGACAGTAAAACCCCAGGGCTTTGTGGCTACCATTATCCAGATCATGTTGCTTGATATCGTTTTCTCTTTAGATTCTGTAATAACCGCCGTAGGTATGGCCAGCCACGTCGAGATCATGATCCTGGCGGTTATCATAGCCGTAGGCATCATGATGTGGGCATCAAACAGTGTATCGGGCTTTGTAAACAAACACCCTACGGTTAAAATGCTGGCACTATCTTTTTTACTGCTGATAGGCGTATCGCTGTTAGCCGAAGCCTTCGAGCAGCATATCCCCAAAGGGTACATTTACTTCGCGATGGCGTTCTCAGTTTTGGTGGAGTTATTGAATTTAAAAATGAAGGGGAATAGAGTCAAAAACCAAGAGTCAAGAATCAAGAAATAG
- a CDS encoding class I SAM-dependent rRNA methyltransferase, producing the protein MIDVVLSKGKEKAVVQRHPWVFSGAIDKVKGKPANGDVVRLLNAKGEFMAYGFYNDQSRVALRLLEWDEAAEINDDWFRNKLSMAVKSRANVLENGTNTCRLVFSESDYLPGLIVDKYAGHLAVQVLTSGMERMMPVIIDQLQKLLNPESISDKSDAASRAHEGMGETENKVLAGNPPPEIVEVLENNVVYGINITEGQKSGFYCDQRDNRHVVATYAKDKKVLDCFCYTGGFTLNSLKNGAASVTSVDSSALAIETLKENILLNKLDAEKHNAIKSDVNTQLRKFRDDGEKFDLIVLDPPKYAPSRSALTRASRAYKDLNRLGMLLLNEGGLLATYSCSGAMDMETFKQVIAWAALDAGKQVQFIYQFHQPEDHPVRASFPEGEYLKGLLCRVF; encoded by the coding sequence ATGATTGACGTTGTTTTAAGTAAAGGCAAAGAGAAAGCTGTTGTGCAAAGGCATCCCTGGGTATTTTCGGGGGCTATTGATAAAGTAAAGGGTAAGCCGGCCAACGGCGATGTTGTACGCCTGCTTAATGCCAAAGGCGAATTTATGGCCTATGGTTTTTATAACGATCAATCGCGCGTTGCGCTGCGCCTGTTGGAATGGGACGAGGCAGCGGAAATTAATGACGACTGGTTTCGCAACAAATTGTCAATGGCTGTTAAAAGCCGCGCCAACGTATTGGAAAATGGCACCAATACCTGCCGCCTGGTTTTTAGCGAATCGGATTACCTGCCGGGCCTTATAGTTGATAAATACGCCGGGCATTTGGCAGTGCAGGTGCTTACATCAGGTATGGAACGTATGATGCCGGTAATTATTGACCAATTGCAAAAGCTGCTGAACCCCGAAAGCATCTCGGATAAAAGCGATGCAGCATCCCGGGCGCATGAGGGCATGGGCGAAACCGAGAATAAAGTTTTAGCAGGCAACCCGCCACCCGAAATTGTGGAGGTGCTGGAAAACAATGTGGTTTACGGCATCAATATCACCGAAGGGCAGAAATCCGGGTTTTATTGCGATCAGCGGGATAACCGCCACGTAGTTGCCACTTATGCCAAAGACAAAAAAGTGTTGGATTGTTTTTGCTATACCGGTGGCTTTACCCTAAACAGCCTTAAAAATGGCGCTGCATCCGTAACCAGCGTAGATAGCTCGGCCCTGGCCATTGAAACCTTAAAAGAAAACATCCTGCTTAACAAGCTGGATGCAGAAAAACATAACGCCATCAAATCAGATGTAAACACCCAATTGCGCAAATTCCGGGATGATGGCGAAAAGTTTGACCTTATCGTGCTCGATCCGCCTAAATACGCGCCATCCCGCTCGGCGCTAACCAGAGCTTCACGCGCTTACAAAGACCTGAACCGATTGGGCATGCTGTTACTGAACGAAGGCGGCCTGCTGGCCACTTATTCCTGCTCGGGGGCTATGGATATGGAAACGTTTAAACAGGTAATAGCCTGGGCCGCCTTAGATGCCGGCAAACAGGTGCAATTCATTTACCAGTTCCATCAGCCGGAAGATCATCCGGTAAGAGCTTCTTTCCCTGAAGGCGAGTATTTGAAAGGGCTGCTTTGCCGGGTATTTTGA
- a CDS encoding DUF2911 domain-containing protein — protein MRKIYLLVATVLLACCSYKSYAQVPRIPEASSTQTIIQDFGLGKITITYSRPNVKDRKIFGGIIPWGEVWRTGANAATVITFSEKVLIEGNSVPAGSYSLFSIPEKNEWTIILNKVVKQWGAYSYKQSEDFLRFTVKPMRVSEKRETFTMAFANSTTKSSDLYLVWDHTSVMIHLQTDDDAKITANIDELMKGDRKPYYFNAIQYYYENNKDVDKALGWVYEAEKIEPKGPWYKLWESRLLLRKGDKAGAIAAAEAGIALSKASKDDEYERLNKEALDHAKD, from the coding sequence ATGAGAAAAATTTACCTATTGGTAGCTACCGTGCTATTGGCATGTTGTAGTTATAAAAGCTATGCCCAGGTGCCCCGCATTCCTGAGGCCAGTTCTACGCAAACCATTATCCAGGATTTTGGCCTGGGCAAAATAACTATTACCTACTCGCGCCCAAATGTTAAAGACCGTAAAATTTTTGGTGGCATCATCCCCTGGGGCGAAGTTTGGCGAACCGGTGCCAATGCCGCCACTGTAATTACTTTTTCTGAAAAGGTTTTGATTGAGGGCAATAGTGTGCCCGCAGGCAGTTATTCGCTTTTCAGTATCCCCGAAAAAAATGAGTGGACTATTATATTAAACAAGGTGGTTAAACAGTGGGGCGCTTATAGCTATAAACAATCAGAAGATTTTTTACGCTTTACCGTGAAACCCATGCGGGTAAGCGAAAAACGCGAAACCTTTACTATGGCCTTTGCCAATTCGACCACCAAATCATCTGACCTGTACCTGGTTTGGGACCACACTTCGGTTATGATTCATTTACAAACAGATGATGACGCCAAAATAACCGCCAATATTGACGAGCTGATGAAAGGCGACCGGAAGCCTTACTATTTTAACGCCATCCAATATTACTACGAAAACAACAAAGATGTTGATAAAGCTTTAGGCTGGGTTTACGAGGCCGAAAAAATTGAGCCTAAAGGCCCCTGGTATAAACTATGGGAATCGCGATTGCTATTACGCAAAGGCGATAAAGCAGGCGCTATTGCCGCCGCCGAAGCGGGTATAGCCCTATCTAAAGCCAGTAAAGATGATGAATACGAACGTTTAAATAAAGAAGCTCTGGATCACGCGAAGGATTAA
- a CDS encoding sodium:solute symporter: MSLPDWIVLALTLFGIVAYGIWKSGNNKNIDQFLMGNRSLPWYHVGFSVMATQASAITFLSAPGQAYSDGMRFVQFYFGLPLAMIVLCVTFVPMFSRLKVYTAYEFLEQRFDLKTRALTSFLFLVLRSLSTGVAIYAPAIILSTILNINTVYTTLFIGGLVIFYTVYGGSKAVSYTQLLQMSIIFAGMFLAGILVVSLLPQGVGFTHALKMAGKLGRMNVIDWKFDWDNRYNVWSGLIGGFFLQLSYFGTDQSQVGRYLTGSSIGQSRLGLIMNGLIKIPMQFLILLIGVLVFAFYQFNRPPMFFNNYEVDNVRKGSYAAAYNQLDQQYTEAFEQRKAKTNDLIKAFDSKDANRVNQAQAALKNADKQAKDIRKQAIDVMKKSNAGADDNDTNYVFLTFVKQYLPRGLVGLLIAIIFLASMGSTASALNSLASTTVVDIYKRTINKDASDRNYLNASRLATVFWGVVCVIMALYASKLGNLLEAVNQLGSYIYGTVLGVFVVAFYMKRINGNAVFIAAIISEATIIYLGLTKTVAYLWLNPIGCFLVMILGLVLNRAVGEKRVVAETT, translated from the coding sequence ATGAGCTTACCCGACTGGATTGTTTTAGCCCTTACTCTTTTTGGCATAGTTGCCTACGGCATCTGGAAAAGCGGTAATAATAAAAATATCGACCAGTTTTTAATGGGCAACCGCTCGTTGCCCTGGTATCATGTTGGTTTTTCGGTTATGGCCACGCAGGCCAGCGCCATCACCTTTCTTTCGGCTCCCGGCCAGGCCTACTCTGATGGAATGCGCTTTGTACAGTTCTATTTTGGGCTACCGCTGGCCATGATCGTGCTCTGCGTTACGTTTGTGCCCATGTTTAGCCGGCTGAAGGTTTATACGGCTTATGAATTCCTGGAACAGCGTTTTGATTTGAAGACAAGGGCGCTAACATCGTTCTTGTTTTTGGTATTGAGGAGTTTATCAACCGGGGTGGCTATTTACGCGCCGGCTATTATATTATCAACCATATTAAACATCAATACCGTTTATACCACACTGTTTATAGGTGGCCTGGTGATATTTTACACGGTTTACGGCGGCAGTAAAGCGGTATCATATACCCAGCTACTGCAGATGAGTATCATTTTCGCGGGCATGTTTTTAGCCGGAATCTTGGTAGTTAGCCTGCTGCCACAAGGCGTTGGCTTTACGCACGCCCTGAAAATGGCGGGCAAACTTGGCCGCATGAACGTTATTGACTGGAAGTTTGATTGGGATAACCGCTACAACGTTTGGAGCGGACTTATAGGGGGCTTCTTTTTACAACTATCATACTTTGGTACCGACCAAAGCCAGGTTGGCCGCTACCTTACAGGTAGTTCTATTGGGCAAAGCCGCCTGGGGTTGATTATGAACGGGTTGATCAAAATCCCGATGCAGTTTTTGATCCTGCTGATTGGCGTGCTGGTTTTTGCTTTTTACCAGTTTAACCGGCCGCCCATGTTTTTTAACAATTACGAGGTGGATAATGTGCGTAAAGGCAGCTACGCGGCGGCATACAACCAGCTCGATCAGCAATATACCGAGGCCTTTGAACAGCGAAAAGCCAAAACCAACGACCTGATTAAGGCTTTTGACAGTAAAGATGCCAACCGGGTAAACCAGGCCCAGGCGGCCCTTAAAAATGCCGACAAACAAGCCAAAGACATCAGGAAGCAAGCCATTGACGTGATGAAGAAAAGCAACGCCGGCGCCGACGATAATGATACCAACTACGTGTTTCTTACCTTTGTAAAGCAATACCTGCCGCGCGGATTGGTGGGTTTGTTAATAGCCATTATATTCCTGGCTTCTATGGGCTCTACCGCCAGCGCATTAAACTCGCTGGCATCTACCACGGTGGTTGACATTTATAAACGCACAATAAACAAGGACGCATCTGACCGAAACTACCTGAACGCTTCGCGCCTGGCAACGGTATTTTGGGGCGTAGTTTGTGTAATTATGGCTTTATATGCCAGCAAGCTGGGCAACCTGCTCGAAGCGGTAAACCAGTTGGGATCATACATATATGGTACCGTGCTGGGCGTATTTGTTGTAGCCTTTTATATGAAACGCATAAACGGCAATGCTGTATTTATTGCCGCTATCATCAGCGAAGCTACCATTATATATTTAGGCCTAACCAAAACTGTGGCTTACCTGTGGCTTAACCCGATTGGTTGTTTCCTGGTAATGATTTTAGGACTTGTGTTGAATAGGGCGGTTGGGGAAAAAAGGGTTGTTGCTGAGACTACCTAA
- a CDS encoding polysaccharide deacetylase family protein translates to MKLFIRSLLFVLLSVTVPLTLFAQANYRTIANYKVFYGWAHRFPQDWMIIRSFENEGKNYYLLVNPQTLETKIEEPNFYQVKPMSIHDARSFFNNTPYIKALRKAEKQSVTIQDAGIESGIPKEKGISLTADLCPSHRALDKRIFTDIFNGFNKVERPVPVALSITGIWMRQHPQDLEWLKQMQAKHEIYITWINHSFNHRVSLKAPLKENFLLEPGTDISYEVLETEKDMLKNGLLPSAFFRFPGLVSDQQLVYKITGFGLIPVGTDAWLAKGQQPQAGSIVLIHGNGNEPTGVNDFIKLLQLKSRAIANKQWLLYDLRESVDEEFEDTQK, encoded by the coding sequence ATGAAACTATTTATCCGGTCACTGCTGTTTGTTTTATTATCAGTAACGGTACCATTAACCTTATTTGCGCAGGCCAATTATCGCACCATAGCAAACTATAAAGTTTTTTACGGCTGGGCGCACCGCTTTCCACAGGATTGGATGATTATCCGGTCATTTGAAAACGAGGGAAAAAACTATTACCTGTTGGTAAATCCACAAACGTTGGAGACTAAAATTGAAGAACCCAATTTTTACCAGGTAAAGCCAATGAGCATACATGACGCGCGCTCATTTTTTAATAACACGCCATATATAAAGGCTTTGCGCAAGGCCGAAAAACAATCGGTAACCATTCAGGACGCAGGAATTGAAAGCGGCATTCCCAAAGAGAAAGGAATTAGTTTAACGGCTGATCTTTGCCCCTCTCACCGGGCATTGGATAAGCGCATTTTTACAGATATTTTTAACGGGTTCAACAAGGTGGAGCGGCCGGTACCGGTTGCTTTATCAATAACCGGTATCTGGATGCGCCAGCATCCGCAGGATTTGGAATGGCTTAAGCAAATGCAGGCCAAACATGAAATTTATATCACCTGGATAAACCACTCCTTTAACCATCGTGTAAGCCTGAAAGCGCCCCTTAAAGAAAATTTTTTATTGGAACCCGGCACCGATATCAGCTACGAAGTGCTGGAAACAGAAAAGGACATGCTCAAAAATGGACTGCTGCCATCAGCGTTTTTCCGGTTCCCTGGCCTGGTGTCTGATCAGCAATTGGTATACAAAATAACCGGTTTTGGGTTGATTCCTGTTGGTACGGATGCCTGGCTGGCCAAAGGACAGCAACCGCAGGCCGGCAGTATTGTACTTATACATGGTAACGGCAATGAACCAACCGGGGTAAATGATTTTATAAAGTTGCTGCAATTAAAAAGTCGTGCCATTGCTAACAAACAATGGCTGCTTTATGATCTTCGCGAGAGTGTGGATGAGGAATTTGAGGACACTCAAAAATAG
- a CDS encoding serine hydrolase domain-containing protein, translating to MIKNKWGCVSVVLLGFALFNTACAQNPPFTGRAYVAEERLVQNSTVLLNNAQYTIPLQKLEDLKIASVHFTSQYASVFDSLLNKYCKVQVFDGNGKNLNTLAADLKWYNTIILQVNDADLGNPLLTDFITTNQKIKRVIIAAFGNGALLNKLNNTTVPVIWSERVSPVSASYAAQAIFGGVAITQKLAKTYSALYSSGMGFVTQQSRLQYSVPEDVGINSNNLQEIDQIAREAITQHATPGCVVLVAKDGKVIFNKAYGYHTYDNVMPDKLTDIFDLASMTKISATTVEAMQLVDQGKLSVENTLGDYLPLARTSNKNDVKLREVLLHQAGFIPDIQSFEKVKPSDHSTDSSATYPTRVSDHYFLRKDYFKDVMLPDMLNSPLKTRGQYVYSDVSMLFMQEVVESITSIPENVYVQQQFYTPLGMQTAGFLPLHRFSPAQIIPTENDQEYRMSLLDGYVHDPTAALKGGVAGHAGLFASANDVAILYQMLLNKGTYGGVQFFKPEVVDLFTSKQSPVSRRGLGFDRWDPITDRHYPSKLASDQTFGHTGFTGTCVWVDPKYNLVYIFLSNRVNPNVGSKLGSLNIRPRIQDVVYEAINKGM from the coding sequence ATGATAAAAAATAAATGGGGCTGTGTCTCTGTAGTATTGTTAGGGTTTGCATTATTTAATACCGCCTGCGCTCAAAATCCACCTTTTACCGGGCGCGCCTATGTTGCCGAAGAACGATTGGTTCAAAACTCAACCGTTTTGCTCAACAACGCTCAATATACTATCCCGCTGCAAAAGCTGGAAGATTTAAAAATTGCCAGCGTACATTTTACCAGCCAGTACGCCAGCGTTTTTGATAGCCTGCTTAATAAATACTGCAAAGTGCAGGTGTTTGATGGCAATGGTAAAAATCTGAATACGCTTGCTGCCGATTTAAAGTGGTACAACACTATTATTTTACAGGTAAATGACGCCGATCTGGGTAACCCGCTGTTGACAGATTTTATTACCACCAATCAAAAAATAAAGCGGGTTATCATCGCCGCCTTTGGAAATGGCGCGCTGTTAAACAAGCTAAATAATACAACAGTGCCGGTAATCTGGTCCGAAAGGGTGTCGCCGGTATCGGCTTCGTATGCGGCCCAGGCCATATTTGGCGGGGTGGCCATTACGCAAAAATTAGCCAAAACCTACTCGGCTCTTTATAGCAGCGGAATGGGGTTTGTTACCCAGCAAAGCAGGCTACAATACAGCGTGCCCGAAGATGTAGGTATTAACTCCAACAACCTGCAGGAGATTGACCAGATAGCCCGCGAGGCCATTACCCAACATGCCACTCCGGGCTGCGTGGTACTGGTTGCCAAAGATGGCAAGGTGATATTTAATAAAGCCTATGGCTACCACACCTACGATAATGTAATGCCCGATAAACTGACTGATATCTTCGACCTTGCATCCATGACCAAAATATCGGCTACCACGGTAGAGGCCATGCAACTGGTTGACCAGGGCAAGCTAAGTGTTGAAAACACCTTAGGCGATTATCTGCCCCTGGCCCGCACCAGCAATAAAAACGATGTAAAGCTGCGCGAGGTATTGTTGCACCAGGCCGGATTTATTCCTGATATCCAATCATTTGAAAAGGTAAAACCATCAGATCATAGTACCGATTCCTCGGCGACCTACCCAACCAGGGTATCTGACCATTATTTTTTGCGGAAGGATTATTTTAAAGATGTGATGCTGCCTGATATGCTCAATTCACCACTGAAAACCCGGGGGCAGTACGTTTACAGCGACGTAAGCATGCTGTTTATGCAGGAGGTAGTAGAAAGCATTACCTCTATCCCCGAGAATGTGTATGTACAGCAGCAGTTTTATACTCCGCTGGGTATGCAAACAGCTGGTTTTTTACCCTTGCACAGGTTTAGCCCGGCACAGATCATCCCGACCGAAAATGACCAGGAATACCGCATGAGTTTATTGGATGGCTACGTGCATGATCCTACTGCCGCGCTTAAAGGCGGAGTTGCGGGCCATGCCGGCCTGTTTGCCAGCGCCAATGATGTTGCCATACTATACCAGATGCTGCTGAACAAGGGCACCTACGGCGGCGTACAATTCTTTAAGCCCGAGGTGGTAGACCTGTTTACCTCCAAACAATCGCCTGTAAGCAGGCGAGGCTTAGGTTTTGACCGCTGGGACCCAATTACCGACAGGCACTACCCATCCAAACTGGCTTCCGACCAAACTTTTGGCCACACCGGTTTTACAGGCACCTGCGTATGGGTTGATCCTAAATACAACCTGGTATACATCTTCCTATCCAACCGGGTAAACCCCAATGTGGGCAGTAAGCTGGGCAGCCTTAACATCAGGCCGAGGATACAGGATGTGGTGTATGAAGCCATCAACAAAGGTATGTAG